In the Phaeobacter piscinae genome, CCGACTGGCATATCGTTTGATCAACAAGGGTTTATCCTGATCCGACATGTCACTTCTCCCCAGACATGATGCGTTGCAGCAAAGCCTATGCGAGCGCAGAACAAAAGGGAAGCGTTACGCCAAGCAGCGCAACAATTGATCGTCGGATCCAATAACCCGCCCACCCCGTTTCCGAAGCTGGGCTGCCGGCCCCCTCGCAAGCCCTGTTTGGGCAATCGAAATAGGACAACGAAAAAGGGCAGGTCCGATGACCTGCCCCCTTCAGTGCAAAGAGATTTTGTTGGGAGGAGTATAAAACCCCTTTGCAAATGCGCGCGGCGCTTACTTAGCGGCGGCTTTTTTCGCAGCGGAGGTCACGTCGTTGGTGGCCTTCTTCACAGCGGCGGACGCCTCTTCGGACATGTCCTTGCCAGCCGACATCAGCAGCTCAACGGTGTCCATCTGAACCTTTTTCGCAACTTCAGCAAAGGCGGCCATGTTCTCAGCAGCCACTTCAGCGGAGGCGGACGCGAAATCAGTTGCCGCTTTGGCGTAATCCGCAGGCTCAGCCTGTGCCTTGGAGACGTCGCTCAGCTTGGTCAGGGTTTCTTTGGCCCAGCTGTTGGAAATCTCGGCGGACTTCTCAGCGGCCTGCAGGGCAACATTGGACAGTTTTTCGTTCAGGGCTGCGGTGGTTTTGAACGCATCTTCCATCGCGGTTGTGTCAACCGGAAACGCACCCATCATGTCTTTCATCATCGCGGTAAAATCTTGGGTCTTAGCCATTGTACTGGTTCCTCTTGGTTACGCGGCCAGATCGTTCTGCCGCCTTCGCATGACCCCAATATTGTTTCTGCACCGCAGCATTTCAAGATTTTTATTGCTGCAATGCAGAATATTTTTTGAGAACGACCTAAAATCAATCGCTTGCCTGACGGCGCGCCTTCACCCGCACATAGTCTCCCGGCGCTGGCGTAAGCGGCGGATGCTGGGAATCACCGGGATCACGGGCCGGGACCTGTTTGCCGGACCGTTTCTTGAGCCAGCTTTCCCAACGTGGCCACCAGGACCCTTCGTTGAAGGTGGCCCCCTCCCGCCAGCTGTCGGCATCGACCTTCAGATCGGTATTGGTGTAATGGCCGTATTTGTTGCGGGTCGGCGGATTGACGATGCCCGCAATGTGACCCGACTGGGCCACCACAAAGGTCTTCGAGCGCGACCCCATCTGCTGCACGCCGCGATAGCAGTCTTTCCAGCGGGCGATATGGTCAGTCTCACAGGTGATCGCCATCACCGGCACAGTCACGTCGCGCACATGCAGCGTGTGGCCCATCAGCTCAAACCCGTCACGCACGAATTCATTGCGCTGGCACAGGCCGCGCAGATACTGCATCGCCATCCGTCCCGGCAGGTTGGCGCCATCGCCATTCCAATACAGCAGATCAAAGGCTGGGGGCGTCTCCCCCATCATATAGCTGCGGATGGCCGGGCCGTAGACCAGATCGTTGGAGCGCAGGAAGGAAAATGTCCGCGCCATAATATAAGAGCGCAGCAGACCGTTGTTGGTAATCTCCTCCTCGATCCCGTCGATGAAGTCGTTTTGCAGGAAGGGCGTGAACTCCCCCTGATCGGAGAAATCTGTCAGCGCGGTGAAAAACGTCGCCGATTTGATCGAGGTATCGCCCCGCTGTTTCAGCAGCGACAGGGTCAGGCTGAGAGTGGTGCCCGCAATACAGTAGCCGACAGCATTGACCTGTTTGACCTTGCAGATCGACTTGGCGGTCTCGATCGCGCTCAGATAGCCCTTCTCGATATAGTCCTCCAGCCCCAGATCGGCGTGCTCCGCGCTGGGGTTGAGCCAGGACACCACAAACAGCGTATAGCCCTGCTCGGTCACCCATTTGATCAGGCTATTCTGCGCCTTGAGGTCGAGAATATAGAACTTGTTGATCCAGGGCGGGAACAGCACGATCGGGGTCTCATGCACGGTTTCCGTGGTGGGACGATACTGGATCAGCTCCATCATCTCGTTGCGGAACACAACTTCGCCGGGTGTCGTGGCGATATTGCGGCCGATTTCAAAGGCGCTCTCATCCGCTAGCCGCACCACCAGTTCGCCGTCATTGGCCTCCAGATCGGCAACCAGATTCTCCAGACCCTTGATCAGCGACTGACCTTCGGTCTCCACCGCCTTTTCCAGCGCGTCGGGGTTTGTCGCCAGAAAATTGGTGGGCGCCATCATCTGCACGATCTGGTCGGCAAAATAGCCGAGCCGCCGTTTGTCGATGTCGTCGATATCCTCAACCTCAGCCACGGCGTTGCGGATCGCCTCAGCATTGGTGAGATACTGCTGCTTGATAAAGTGGAAATAGGGGTTTGATTGCCACATCGGATTGGCAAAGCGGCGATCCGCCGGCGCAGTAGACGCGGTGGGCGCGGTCTCATCCGGGCTGTCGCCCTCCAGGGATTTCGCCAAAAGCGACTGAGCTTCGGCGAAATTCACCACCGCCTGGCCCCAGTAAGCCACTTGTTTTTCCAACAGCTTTGCCGGGTTTTTCGCCATTTCCGACCAATAGGCCGTTGCTGCGCGTGCAAAAAGCTCTTGATTCGGACCATCCAGCGAAGCGGGGTGAGATTTTTTCTGAGCCAGAACATCCATCAGACGTTTTGAAAGTTGCTCAACCTGCTCCATATTTTTTTTAATTCGTTCAATATGTTCCGGTGAGACGTCCGGATCCGTGCTCTCACTTGTTGTCATCTTAACAAATCCCCCGTAATCTTTCTGCTATGCAGAATACTGTCCGCCCATCATACGACAAAGCAGTGAAACGTCCGATGGGTTGTGACACAACCGCACGTGGATTCAGATCGGATCCAAGCGGCCAACGCAATGGAGATATAACATGCGTTACATGATGTCGTACGATCTGATGGAAACCATGCGCAACACCAACCAGTGGCTTGGCGCAACGGCCCTGTCGATGGCGTCGAACCCCGCCTTTGCCGCGATCCCCAATCCGGCGCTCAGCTGGATGGCCGCCTGGGGCGAGGTCACGGAACGCAGTTTCCAGCGCATGGTCACCAAACCGGACTGGGGCATTTACACCCAGACCTGCGCCGATGGCCGCGATCACGTGGTGGAGATCGACACGGTTGTGGAACGGCCCTTTGGCGATCTGATCCATTTCCGCGTGGCAGGCCGCGCCGAACAGCCGCGCAAGGTGCTGCTGGTGGCGCCGATGTCGGGCCACTACGCAACCCTGCTGCGCTCCACCGTCAAAAGCCTGATCGAAAACTGCGAAGTCTATGTCACCGACTGGCATAACGCGCGCGATATTCCGGTCTCCGCAGGCAAGTTCGATATTGAAGATTACACCCTCTACCTCGTTGATTTCATGCGCGAGATGGGGCCGGACACCCATGTGATTGCGGTCTGCCAACCGGCGCCGCTGACCTTGGCGGCCACCGCTTATCTGGCGGAACAGGATCCCGGCGCCCAGCCCTGTTCGCTGACGCTGATTGGCGGGCCGGTAGATCCCGATGCGACCCCCACCGATGTGACGGATTTTGGCCGCCGGGTCACCATGGGTCAGCTGGAAGAAACGATGATCCAGCGCGTCGGCTTCAAGTATAAGGGTGTGGGCCGCAAGGTGTATCCAGGCCTGTTGCAGCTCAGCTCCTTCATGTCGATGAACGGTGAGCGTCACTCAAAGGCGTTTATGGACCAGATCCAGCGCGTCAGCCGGGGTGAGGCGTCGGATCACGACGCCCACAACCGGTTCTATGACGAATATCTCGCCGTGATGGATATGACGGCGGAGTTCTATCTCTCCACTGTGGAGCGTGTCTTCAAAGGGGGCGAAATCGCGCGCAATGAATTTGTCGTCGCCGGGCACAAGGTGGATATCGGCAAAATCACCGATGTGGCGGTCAAAACCGTCGAAGGCGCCAATGATGATATCTCGGCGCCCGGTCAGTGCATCGCCGCGCTGGATCTCTGCACTGGCCTGCCGGAGACGAAAAAGGCCAGCCATGTGGAGCCGGGGGCGGGACACTATGGCATCTTTGCCGGGCGCAGCTGGCGTGACAATATCCGCCCGCTGGTGATCGAATTCATGAACGCCAACGCCCGCAAGGCAAAGAAACCGGCCGCGAAACGCGCCAAGGCAACCGCCTGACACACCGCCAACAGCTGGACCGGGCTAGACCAGGGTCTGAACCAATCGGACGATGACACAAAGGAGCGCCCAGAATGGCCGATCCGCTGAGTTTCGCATGTGACTGCGGAAAAATCCGTGGCGAGCTATCGCAAGAGGCGCGCAAGGCGGGCACCCGTATCGTCTGCTTCTGCGCCGATTGCCGCGCCAATGAAATCTATCACAACCAGCCCGACCCGGCCCCGGGCCCGGTTGATCTGTTTCAGGTCAATCCCGACGGGGTCCGGTTCCATCAGGGACAAGATCTGTTGCGGCTAATGCGGCTCAGTCCGAAGGGGCTGTTTCGCTGGTACGCGGGCTGCTGCGGCACCCCAATGGCCAATACGCTGGCCAAACCCACGCTGCCCTTCGCCGGGCTGCGGTCGGATCGATTTGCCGATAAAGATGCGCTTGGCAAGATCCGCGCGCGGGCTTCTGTTCCGAAACAGGGCAAACAGCCCCGCACCGAAGGTGCCGCGCGGATGGTCATGTCGCTGTTGAGCCGAATGATCTCGGCGCGGCTGTCAGGCCGGTGGAGGGAGACACCGTTTTTCGACGTCGAAAGCGGTGAGCCGGTGTCAAAGCCAGAGG is a window encoding:
- a CDS encoding DUF6151 family protein, which translates into the protein MADPLSFACDCGKIRGELSQEARKAGTRIVCFCADCRANEIYHNQPDPAPGPVDLFQVNPDGVRFHQGQDLLRLMRLSPKGLFRWYAGCCGTPMANTLAKPTLPFAGLRSDRFADKDALGKIRARASVPKQGKQPRTEGAARMVMSLLSRMISARLSGRWRETPFFDVESGEPVSKPEVISKEERAALLR
- the phaZ gene encoding polyhydroxyalkanoate depolymerase codes for the protein MRYMMSYDLMETMRNTNQWLGATALSMASNPAFAAIPNPALSWMAAWGEVTERSFQRMVTKPDWGIYTQTCADGRDHVVEIDTVVERPFGDLIHFRVAGRAEQPRKVLLVAPMSGHYATLLRSTVKSLIENCEVYVTDWHNARDIPVSAGKFDIEDYTLYLVDFMREMGPDTHVIAVCQPAPLTLAATAYLAEQDPGAQPCSLTLIGGPVDPDATPTDVTDFGRRVTMGQLEETMIQRVGFKYKGVGRKVYPGLLQLSSFMSMNGERHSKAFMDQIQRVSRGEASDHDAHNRFYDEYLAVMDMTAEFYLSTVERVFKGGEIARNEFVVAGHKVDIGKITDVAVKTVEGANDDISAPGQCIAALDLCTGLPETKKASHVEPGAGHYGIFAGRSWRDNIRPLVIEFMNANARKAKKPAAKRAKATA
- the phaC gene encoding class I poly(R)-hydroxyalkanoic acid synthase, coding for MTTSESTDPDVSPEHIERIKKNMEQVEQLSKRLMDVLAQKKSHPASLDGPNQELFARAATAYWSEMAKNPAKLLEKQVAYWGQAVVNFAEAQSLLAKSLEGDSPDETAPTASTAPADRRFANPMWQSNPYFHFIKQQYLTNAEAIRNAVAEVEDIDDIDKRRLGYFADQIVQMMAPTNFLATNPDALEKAVETEGQSLIKGLENLVADLEANDGELVVRLADESAFEIGRNIATTPGEVVFRNEMMELIQYRPTTETVHETPIVLFPPWINKFYILDLKAQNSLIKWVTEQGYTLFVVSWLNPSAEHADLGLEDYIEKGYLSAIETAKSICKVKQVNAVGYCIAGTTLSLTLSLLKQRGDTSIKSATFFTALTDFSDQGEFTPFLQNDFIDGIEEEITNNGLLRSYIMARTFSFLRSNDLVYGPAIRSYMMGETPPAFDLLYWNGDGANLPGRMAMQYLRGLCQRNEFVRDGFELMGHTLHVRDVTVPVMAITCETDHIARWKDCYRGVQQMGSRSKTFVVAQSGHIAGIVNPPTRNKYGHYTNTDLKVDADSWREGATFNEGSWWPRWESWLKKRSGKQVPARDPGDSQHPPLTPAPGDYVRVKARRQASD